TTTGAAGGCATCCTTGTACTTTTTACGAAGGTCCATTACTGGCTTCATATCCACTTCATTGAATGTGGTGAGCATAGCCGTTTCGTTCTTTACAGAAACCAAACGCTTCGCTACCGTTTTTCTCAATGGAGTTAATTTTTTTCTGGTTTGCTCTCTTCCTCCACCAAATGCTGGCACGGCTGGAGCTGCTTCTTTTGCTGGTGCCGCTGCGGCTTTAGGTGCAGATTTTTGAGCTGCTTGTGCATCTTCCTTAGTGATTCTACCACCAACTCCCGATCCAGTCAATTCGCCTGCAGCAATTCCTTTTTCAGCCAAAATCTTTGAAGCCGCTGGAGAAGGATGTCCTGCCGCATAGCCAGATCCACCTGAAGCTGGCTCCGTGGCTGCTGCAGGTGCCGCTGACGCTGCTGCAGGAGCAGGTGCCCCGTCCATCACCTCGATTTTACAAATCAAAGCGCCAATTTCAATGGTGTCGCCTTCTTGCGCAACAATCTTCAACACACCACGTGCTTCTGCGGCCAATTCGAAAGTAGCTTTGTCTGATTCGATCTCCGCGATCGGCTCGTCCAATTCTACCACATCACCATCTTGTTTCATCCAAGTACCAATAGTCACTTCGGTGATCGATTCACCCACAGTTGGCACTTTCATTTCCAAAGTTTCACCAGTTTTCCCTCCAGAAGATGGAGTTGAGACTGCGGCTGGTGCAGACTCGGTCTTAGCCACAGGTGCTGCAGACGATGCGCCAGCAGATGCTGTTTCGTCGATAGTACAAACCACCGTTCCGATTTCAATCGTTTCGCCTTCTTCTACTTTGATGGTAAGAATGCCAGCTGCTTCTGCGTTTAGTTCGAAGGTGGCTTTGTCTGATTCCAGTTCACAGATGACTTCGTCCATTTCGACATAGTCACCACTCTGCTTGGTCCATTGCGAAACCGTCACTTCGGTTATCGATTCACCAACGGTTGGTATTTTAACTTCAATCATTTCTTTATTGTTAAATTTTTTAAGTCTCGTTTGAATTATTAGGAGAAAGCCTGCTCAACTAAAGCCTCTTGCTCTTGCTTGTGTACTTTGGCGTATCCCGTAGCTGGAGATGCGGCCGCTTTACGTGAAATCACATCTTTGGTCACTTCTCTGAATACTCTCAATATGAACGACCAAGCACCCATGTTTTCTGGCTCTTCTTGTACCCAGTATACCATGTTTACCTTGTACTTTTTCAACTCAGCCATTACTTGCTTCTTAGGGAATGGGTGTAATTGCTCCACTCTGATGATCGCTACATCTTTACGCTTATCCGCTTGTTGCTTTTCGAGCAAATCGAAATAAACCTTTCCATTACATAGCAACACCTTCTTCACCTTCTTAGGATCCGCATAGTCGTCGCCAATCACCTCTCTGAATTTCCCTTTGGTAAACTCATCCATTTTAGACATTACTAATGGATGTCTAAACAGAGACTTTGGTGACATCAAAATACATGGCATTCTGAATGGCATGGCCAATTGTCTTCTGATCATGTGGAAGTAGTTGGCTGGCGTGGTGAGGTTACAGATATACATATTGTTACCTGATGCCAACTGTAAATATCTTTCAGGTCTGGCATTCGAATGCTCTGGCCCTTGTCCTTCGTAGCCGTGCGGCAATAGCATCACCAAACCATTCATCCTTCTCCACTTGGTGTAAGAACATGAGATGAACTGGTCCACCATCACCTGGGCACCATTTGCGAAATCGCCAAATTGCGCTTCCCATATGACTACGGCATTCGGATCTGCCATGGCATAACCAAATTCAAATCCTAAACAACCAAACTCGGAAAGTAGAGAGTTGTAAATTTTGAAGTCTTTTTCACATCCGTCTATGTGATCCAAGAAGCTATAAGGCTCGTTGGTGTTCATATCACGAACTACGGCATGACGGTGAGAGAATGTACCTCTCTTAGTATCCTGACCAGAAATCCTTACGGTATTATTATCTAACAATAAAGACCCATAAGCCAACATCTCTGCAGAAGCCCAGTTGAGTTCTTTCTTGTCGAAGAACATCTCCTTGCGCTGCTTCAGCACTTTGTCGATTTGCTTCAATGCCTTGAAACCTTTCGGCACTTTAGACATTGCTTCGCCTACTTTCTTCACTGCATCCAATGAAATCGAAGTATCAGGCGACTGATCAAAATCTTCTGGCTTTGAAAGTCTCATTTCTGAGAATTCCTTTTCGCTTTGTTGCAATGTGTACGGCAACTTATCCTGCTTCACCTGATTCAAACGATCCTGAAGCATAGCTTTAAATTCTTTGTCCATAGACTTCGCCAATCCCGCGTCTATGTCTCCTCTATCGATCAGCGACTTATTATAAACTTCCCTTGGGTTCGCATGCTTCGAAATCAGATTGTATAAAGAAGGCTGAGTGAATTTCGGCTCATCTGATTCGTTGTGTCCATGACGTCTATAACATACCATGTCCACAAATATGTCTCTCTTGAATTTCTGACGATATTCAACAGCCATTTTCATGCAGAATACTACAGCTTCAGGATTATCACCATTTACGTGTAGCACTGGCGCATCTACAGTTTTAGCCAAATCTGTACAGTAGATACTAGATCTTGCTTCATCAAAGTCCGTTGTAAACCCTACCTGATTGTTGATAACAAAGTGGATCGTGCCACCCGTGGTATAGGCATCCAACTTCGACATTTGCACGAGTTCATAACCGATGCCCTGCCCAGCTATCGCAGCATCGCCGTGAATCAAAATCGGCATGATCTTAGAATTGTCGTTGCCGTACAAGCTGTCAATTTTCGCTCGAGCGAAACCTTCTACTACTGGATTTACTGCCTCCAGGTGAGAAGGGTTCGGTGCTAATTTTAGATCAACAGTATGTCCTTCTGGCGTTACGACCTGAGATGAAAAGCCCATGTGATATTTCACATCACCGTCTCCCATCGTTTGGTCTGGCACGTAGCCGCCTTCAAATTCGTTGAATACTTGCTCATAGGTTTTACCCATGATATTTACAAGCACATTGAGCCGGCCTCTGTGTGCCATACCCATGACCACTTCCTGAACACCTAGTTCAGCGCCTTTGTTAATCGCTGCGTCTAAGGCTGGAATAGTGGTTTCTCCTCCTTCGAGGGAAAATCGCTTTTGTCCTAAATACTTAGTATGAAGGAAGTTTTCAAAAACAACAGCTTCATTCAGCTTGGAGAGAATTTGTTTTTTCTCATCGAGTGGTGGGTTAAAGTTGAGGGCTTCTCTCTCCACTTTTTCTTTGAACCATTCAAGGATATGCGGCTTTCGAATATACATGTATTCAAAGCCCACAGTACCCTCATATATATCTTTTAAAGAATCAACAATCTTCTTCAATGAAGCCTTTCCAATACCTATAATGCTACCGCACTCAAATTCAGTATCTAAATCCTCCTTAGTCAACCCGAAGTCTTCGATTTCAAGAAGAGCTCTTCTGTCCTTCCTTTGTCGGACAGGGTTCGTATTAGATTTTAAATGACCACGCGAGCGGTAAGCATGAATAAGGTCGCGAACAGCTAGTTCCTTACTTGAAACTCCACTGGCTGTATCACCACCCTCTTCGCCATACTTTTGTAGAGAGAACTCAAAGCCCTCAAAAAATCGTTGCCAAGAAACATCTACAGAATCCGGGTCGGCTTTGTAAGATTGGTACATATCGTCAATCACTCCACTATGTGCATTGGCGATATAAGAATATTTATCCATTGTTAATTTTATCTTTGCTGGCACAAATATAACAGGCTTGTTTAACAATTGAAAACCGTATAATCGTGTATCCGATTATATTTGATTTATGAACATAACAAGCCTTTTTCATTTTCAACTCGCTCATTATTTGGCTCACATTTATTTAATAAATAAAAAAGCGCTACATTTGCGGACTTTTTAATACAAGTGGACGTGATCCACAACATTTAAACTATACCATATAAAATGGCAGTAAAAATTAGACTAGCCCGAAGAGGGCGAAAAAAACAGGCAATTTACGATGTAGTCGTAGCAGACGCCCGTGCACCACGTGATGGCCGATTTATCGAAAAGTTAGGTTCGTACAATCCAAACTCAAATCCTGCTTTCATCAGCATTGATGAAGAAAGAGCATTTAAATGGGTAATGGACGGTGCACAACCTACCGACACAGCAAGAGCAATCCTTTCATACAGAGGTGTGATGTACAAGAAACACTTACAAGTAGGTGTTAACAAAGGCGCAATCACTCAAGAAGATGCTGACAAGAAATTCGAAGCATGGATGAATGAGAAAGAAGCTAAGGTTCAAGGCAAAGTAGATTCATTAGCGAAAGCTAAGGATGCTGAGAACAAAACTAAGCTAGAAGCTGAAGCTAAAGTAAATGCAGCTAGAGCAGAAGAGATCGCTAAGAAAAGATTAGCAATCGATGAAGCGGAAGCAGCAGCAAAGGCGGAAGCAGAAGCTGAAGCAGCGCCAGCTGAGGAAGCAGCAACTCCTGCAGAGGAGGCTCCAGCAGTAGAGGCAGCAGCT
The sequence above is drawn from the Reichenbachiella sp. genome and encodes:
- the odhB gene encoding 2-oxoglutarate dehydrogenase complex dihydrolipoyllysine-residue succinyltransferase, with the protein product MIEVKIPTVGESITEVTVSQWTKQSGDYVEMDEVICELESDKATFELNAEAAGILTIKVEEGETIEIGTVVCTIDETASAGASSAAPVAKTESAPAAVSTPSSGGKTGETLEMKVPTVGESITEVTIGTWMKQDGDVVELDEPIAEIESDKATFELAAEARGVLKIVAQEGDTIEIGALICKIEVMDGAPAPAAASAAPAAATEPASGGSGYAAGHPSPAASKILAEKGIAAGELTGSGVGGRITKEDAQAAQKSAPKAAAAPAKEAAPAVPAFGGGREQTRKKLTPLRKTVAKRLVSVKNETAMLTTFNEVDMKPVMDLRKKYKDAFKDKYEVGLGFMSFFIKAACQALQEWPAVNAQIDGNEIVYNDFCDVSIAVSAPKGLVVPVIRNAESLSFNQVESEVVRLAKKARDNKLSIDEMQGGTFTVTNGGIFGSMLSTPIINAPQSAILGMHNIVERPVAINGQVEIRPIMYLALSYDHRIIDGRESVSFLVRIKELLEDPARLMLGI
- a CDS encoding 30S ribosomal protein S16, with the protein product MAVKIRLARRGRKKQAIYDVVVADARAPRDGRFIEKLGSYNPNSNPAFISIDEERAFKWVMDGAQPTDTARAILSYRGVMYKKHLQVGVNKGAITQEDADKKFEAWMNEKEAKVQGKVDSLAKAKDAENKTKLEAEAKVNAARAEEIAKKRLAIDEAEAAAKAEAEAEAAPAEEAATPAEEAPAVEAAAPVEEAPAAEATPEAPVEEKKEEAPAAEAKEEAPAAEEAKKEDKAAE
- a CDS encoding 2-oxoglutarate dehydrogenase E1 component, which translates into the protein MDKYSYIANAHSGVIDDMYQSYKADPDSVDVSWQRFFEGFEFSLQKYGEEGGDTASGVSSKELAVRDLIHAYRSRGHLKSNTNPVRQRKDRRALLEIEDFGLTKEDLDTEFECGSIIGIGKASLKKIVDSLKDIYEGTVGFEYMYIRKPHILEWFKEKVEREALNFNPPLDEKKQILSKLNEAVVFENFLHTKYLGQKRFSLEGGETTIPALDAAINKGAELGVQEVVMGMAHRGRLNVLVNIMGKTYEQVFNEFEGGYVPDQTMGDGDVKYHMGFSSQVVTPEGHTVDLKLAPNPSHLEAVNPVVEGFARAKIDSLYGNDNSKIMPILIHGDAAIAGQGIGYELVQMSKLDAYTTGGTIHFVINNQVGFTTDFDEARSSIYCTDLAKTVDAPVLHVNGDNPEAVVFCMKMAVEYRQKFKRDIFVDMVCYRRHGHNESDEPKFTQPSLYNLISKHANPREVYNKSLIDRGDIDAGLAKSMDKEFKAMLQDRLNQVKQDKLPYTLQQSEKEFSEMRLSKPEDFDQSPDTSISLDAVKKVGEAMSKVPKGFKALKQIDKVLKQRKEMFFDKKELNWASAEMLAYGSLLLDNNTVRISGQDTKRGTFSHRHAVVRDMNTNEPYSFLDHIDGCEKDFKIYNSLLSEFGCLGFEFGYAMADPNAVVIWEAQFGDFANGAQVMVDQFISCSYTKWRRMNGLVMLLPHGYEGQGPEHSNARPERYLQLASGNNMYICNLTTPANYFHMIRRQLAMPFRMPCILMSPKSLFRHPLVMSKMDEFTKGKFREVIGDDYADPKKVKKVLLCNGKVYFDLLEKQQADKRKDVAIIRVEQLHPFPKKQVMAELKKYKVNMVYWVQEEPENMGAWSFILRVFREVTKDVISRKAAASPATGYAKVHKQEQEALVEQAFS